Proteins encoded by one window of Cupriavidus sp. EM10:
- a CDS encoding AsnC family transcriptional regulator translates to MSIAPHIPCAVPDPGSELDATDRALIRATQAGLPLVPAPWQALGERLGIPEDEVLARFVAMRDRGVLRRVGAVPNHYALGWRANGMTVWDVDDTRIADLGARVGALPCVSHCYQRPRRLPDWPYNLFAMVHARTREDAAPHIAEIRDLLGQACRAHDVLWSTRILKKTGLRLRASGD, encoded by the coding sequence ATGTCCATCGCCCCCCACATCCCTTGTGCCGTACCCGACCCCGGCAGCGAACTGGACGCCACCGACCGCGCGCTGATCCGGGCCACGCAGGCCGGCCTGCCGCTGGTGCCGGCGCCGTGGCAGGCGCTGGGCGAGCGGCTCGGCATTCCGGAGGACGAAGTGCTGGCGCGCTTCGTGGCCATGCGCGATCGCGGCGTGCTGCGGCGGGTCGGCGCCGTGCCAAATCACTACGCGCTGGGTTGGCGCGCCAACGGCATGACGGTGTGGGATGTCGACGACACCCGGATTGCCGATCTCGGCGCCCGCGTCGGCGCGTTGCCATGCGTCAGCCATTGCTACCAGCGGCCGCGCCGCCTGCCGGACTGGCCTTACAACCTGTTTGCGATGGTGCATGCGCGCACGCGCGAAGACGCCGCGCCGCACATCGCAGAAATACGAGATTTACTGGGCCAGGCATGCCGCGCGCACGACGTGCTCTGGTCCACGCGCATCCTCAAGAAAACCGGCCTGCGCCTGCGGGCTTCCGGAGATTGA
- a CDS encoding Lrp/AsnC family transcriptional regulator codes for MTDVLATLDAIDTPDALDRRIVNTLQRGLPLTSQPYADAAAALGIDEATLIGRLQALLARGVLTRFGPLFQIERAGGQFVLCACHAPADRLDAIVAAINAFPEVAHHYARTHRLNLWFVLAVADAGDVPGVLARMTASAGVEILPFPKEREFFVNLYLPV; via the coding sequence ATGACCGATGTGCTCGCTACCCTCGATGCGATCGATACCCCCGATGCCCTCGACCGGCGCATCGTCAACACGCTGCAACGCGGACTGCCGCTCACGTCCCAGCCCTATGCCGATGCCGCCGCCGCGCTCGGTATCGACGAAGCCACGCTGATCGGCCGGCTGCAGGCGTTGCTGGCGCGGGGCGTGCTGACGCGCTTTGGCCCGCTGTTCCAGATCGAGCGCGCGGGCGGCCAGTTCGTGCTGTGCGCCTGCCATGCGCCGGCCGACCGGCTGGACGCCATCGTCGCGGCCATCAACGCCTTTCCCGAGGTCGCGCATCACTACGCGCGTACCCATCGCCTGAACCTGTGGTTCGTGCTCGCTGTTGCCGATGCCGGCGACGTGCCGGGCGTGCTGGCGCGCATGACGGCCAGCGCCGGCGTCGAGATCCTGCCCTTCCCGAAGGAACGCGAGTTCTTCGTCAATCTGTATCTACCGGTGTAG
- a CDS encoding Lrp/AsnC family transcriptional regulator: MFDEQRFYDSIQRDFPIVPRPFQRAGAALDLNEQAVLGLLARDVGAGRVSRIGAVFAPNVIGVSTLAALAVAPEALPRVAARVNACGAVSHNYARQGHRYNLWFVAGARNRVALDQVLASIADDVDQAPLDLPMEREYHIDLGFSMSGAQGTPRGRRAPSPDSADLDEDDWRLVAALETGLPLSPQPFHALARSSGMPLQRVLARIAQWHASGVIRRFGAILHHRRFGYRHNAMCVWDVPDAHVDAIGTRLARVAPVSLCYRRTRREPAWPYNLFAMVHARSEAELQAALAMFDQQAGMGAWPGRVLRSGTCFKQCGTRYSWEAPPA, encoded by the coding sequence ATGTTCGACGAACAGCGCTTCTATGACAGCATCCAGCGCGATTTCCCGATCGTGCCGCGCCCGTTCCAGCGCGCAGGTGCGGCGCTGGACCTGAACGAGCAAGCGGTGCTGGGCCTGCTGGCGCGCGACGTGGGCGCCGGTCGCGTAAGCCGGATTGGCGCCGTGTTCGCGCCCAACGTGATCGGGGTGAGCACGCTGGCCGCGCTGGCGGTGGCGCCCGAGGCGCTGCCCAGGGTGGCGGCGCGCGTGAATGCCTGTGGCGCGGTGAGCCACAACTACGCCCGGCAGGGCCACCGCTACAACCTCTGGTTCGTGGCCGGCGCACGCAATCGGGTGGCGCTGGACCAGGTGCTGGCCAGCATCGCCGACGATGTCGACCAGGCGCCGCTGGACCTGCCGATGGAGCGCGAGTACCACATCGACCTGGGATTTTCGATGTCCGGCGCACAGGGCACACCGCGCGGAAGGCGCGCCCCATCGCCTGACTCGGCGGATCTGGACGAGGACGACTGGCGGCTGGTGGCGGCGCTGGAAACGGGGCTGCCGCTGTCGCCGCAGCCGTTTCACGCGCTGGCGCGCTCCAGTGGCATGCCGCTGCAGCGGGTACTGGCGCGCATCGCGCAGTGGCACGCCAGCGGGGTGATCCGCCGCTTTGGCGCGATCCTGCATCACCGCCGCTTTGGCTATCGCCATAACGCCATGTGCGTGTGGGATGTGCCGGACGCCCACGTGGATGCCATCGGCACGCGGCTGGCGCGCGTGGCGCCGGTGTCGCTGTGCTATCGGCGCACGCGCCGGGAGCCCGCCTGGCCGTATAACCTGTTCGCGATGGTGCATGCGCGCAGCGAGGCCGAACTGCAGGCGGCGCTGGCAATGTTCGACCAGCAGGCCGGCATGGGCGCATGGCCGGGCAGGGTGTTGCGCAGCGGCACGTGCTTCAAGCAGTGCGGCACGCGCTACAGCTGGGAGGCGCCGCCAGCATGA
- a CDS encoding cytochrome D1 domain-containing protein: MTRPDSTLRGTGDLGVVIERAAGRLQVVETSGMTSLGTIDGLGDLSHASVVFSRDGRYAYVFGRDGGLSRVDLLAQRITHRVKQAGNSIGGAILQDGKVVAAQNYAPGGIKLFDAATLERLADIPATGPDGRRSKVVGLADLPGQRLAASLFEAGEIWIIDAANPRQPQVKRLPAGRQPYDGLVTPDGRWYLAGLFGEDGLSLVDLWQTPPVARKVMSGYGRGETPLPVYKMPHLRGWAMAQGQAWLPAIGRHELLVADPARNWQEQARVAVAGQPVFAMARPDGRQIWVNFAFPRNDTVQVVDTATRQVVKTLTPCHGVLHMEFTPKGEALWLSCRDDNRVEVYDTTTFQRIATLAADQPSGIFFTVRAQRIGM, from the coding sequence ATGACGAGGCCGGATTCGACCCTGCGCGGCACCGGCGACCTGGGCGTGGTCATCGAACGCGCCGCCGGCCGGCTGCAGGTGGTGGAAACCAGCGGCATGACGAGCCTGGGGACCATCGACGGCCTGGGCGACCTGTCTCACGCCAGCGTGGTGTTCTCGCGCGATGGGCGGTACGCCTATGTCTTTGGCCGCGACGGCGGCCTGTCCCGCGTGGATCTGCTGGCGCAGCGCATTACCCATCGCGTGAAGCAGGCCGGCAACAGCATTGGCGGGGCCATCCTGCAGGACGGCAAGGTGGTGGCCGCGCAGAACTACGCGCCGGGCGGCATCAAGCTGTTCGACGCCGCGACGCTGGAACGGCTGGCCGATATCCCGGCCACCGGCCCCGACGGCCGACGCTCGAAGGTGGTAGGGCTGGCCGACCTGCCAGGCCAGCGGCTGGCGGCGAGCCTGTTCGAGGCGGGCGAAATCTGGATCATCGACGCGGCCAACCCGCGCCAGCCGCAGGTCAAGCGCCTGCCGGCGGGCCGCCAGCCATACGACGGCCTGGTGACGCCCGACGGCCGCTGGTACCTGGCCGGCCTGTTTGGCGAGGATGGATTGTCGCTGGTCGACCTGTGGCAGACGCCGCCCGTCGCGCGCAAGGTGATGTCGGGCTACGGCCGGGGCGAGACGCCGCTGCCGGTCTACAAGATGCCGCATCTGCGCGGCTGGGCCATGGCGCAGGGGCAGGCGTGGCTGCCGGCCATCGGCCGCCACGAGCTGCTGGTGGCCGACCCCGCGCGCAACTGGCAGGAACAGGCGCGCGTGGCCGTGGCCGGGCAGCCCGTGTTTGCGATGGCCCGCCCCGATGGCCGCCAGATATGGGTCAACTTCGCCTTTCCGCGAAACGACACCGTCCAGGTGGTCGATACCGCCACGCGGCAGGTGGTGAAGACGCTGACGCCTTGCCACGGCGTGCTGCACATGGAGTTCACGCCGAAGGGCGAGGCGCTGTGGCTGTCGTGCCGCGACGACAACCGCGTGGAGGTCTACGACACCACCACGTTCCAGCGCATCGCCACGCTGGCCGCCGACCAGCCCAGCGGCATCTTCTTCACGGTGCGCGCGCAGCGCATCGGCATGTAA
- a CDS encoding cytochrome c: MLAAPAALVHAEPSAARQAQLARWLRDDCGACHGMTLQGGLGSPLTAEALAGKPRDGLVATVLQGRPGTAMPPWQPFMTQEEAQWLIDRLQAGKPPPVLPTSSATPSHD; the protein is encoded by the coding sequence ATGCTGGCCGCGCCGGCAGCGCTGGTGCATGCGGAGCCGTCCGCAGCGCGCCAGGCGCAGCTGGCGCGCTGGCTGCGCGACGACTGTGGCGCCTGCCACGGCATGACGCTGCAGGGTGGGCTCGGATCGCCGCTGACGGCGGAGGCACTGGCCGGCAAGCCGCGCGACGGCCTGGTGGCAACCGTGCTGCAGGGCCGGCCCGGCACCGCCATGCCGCCGTGGCAACCGTTCATGACGCAGGAAGAAGCCCAATGGCTGATCGACAGACTCCAGGCGGGCAAACCGCCGCCCGTGCTCCCCACCTCGTCCGCCACCCCATCGCACGACTGA
- a CDS encoding c-type cytochrome, translated as MHPTKVIGAALVAAVLPLAAHANADLAKSKNCMACHSVDKKLVGPAFKDVAAKYKADKGAAAKLSQSIQKGSTGKWGPIPMPANAISDADASALAKWVLTL; from the coding sequence ATGCATCCCACAAAAGTAATCGGTGCCGCCTTGGTGGCGGCCGTGCTGCCGCTGGCCGCCCACGCCAATGCCGACCTGGCCAAAAGCAAGAACTGCATGGCCTGCCACAGCGTCGACAAGAAGCTGGTCGGGCCCGCGTTCAAGGACGTGGCTGCCAAATACAAGGCCGACAAGGGCGCCGCGGCCAAGCTGTCGCAAAGCATCCAGAAAGGCAGCACCGGCAAGTGGGGACCGATCCCGATGCCGGCCAACGCGATCAGCGATGCCGATGCCAGCGCGCTGGCCAAGTGGGTGCTCACCCTCTGA
- a CDS encoding murein transglycosylase A, which produces MAYQYSPRAPHASSRGWLALAASACGAALLAGCMSGGPIRVQPGGTAGTPAPSTSPNAGKLQPASWAEIGGWSQDDVRAAWPALQASCQALKKKPEWTRVCATGLMVDAGDLGAMRAYFESNFQPFRVVNVDGTDSGLITGYYEPILHGSRTRQGQYQVPLYRRPAQLRGALPARADLLQMPAMRGNELVYVDDAVEAAFLQIQGSGRIRLQDGTMMRVGFGGTNDQPFRSFGKWLLDRGEITPAQATMQGIKAWARNNPARVDEMLNVNPRFVFFRELPPTNDGPVGALGVPLTAERSIAVDPATIPLGVPVFLSTTRPLSTEPIQRLMFAQDTGSAIKGGVRADFFWGAGDAAGETAGRMKQGGRMWVLMPRS; this is translated from the coding sequence ATGGCATATCAGTATTCCCCACGCGCACCGCATGCGTCTTCCCGAGGCTGGCTGGCGCTGGCTGCTTCCGCCTGCGGCGCCGCGCTGCTGGCCGGCTGCATGAGCGGCGGCCCGATCCGCGTGCAGCCGGGCGGCACGGCTGGTACGCCGGCACCGTCGACATCGCCGAACGCCGGCAAGCTGCAGCCGGCCAGCTGGGCCGAGATCGGCGGCTGGAGCCAGGACGACGTGCGCGCCGCCTGGCCGGCACTGCAGGCCAGCTGCCAGGCCCTGAAGAAGAAGCCCGAATGGACCCGCGTCTGCGCCACCGGCCTGATGGTGGATGCCGGCGACCTGGGCGCCATGCGGGCCTATTTCGAATCGAATTTCCAGCCGTTCCGCGTGGTCAATGTCGATGGCACCGATAGTGGCCTGATCACCGGTTACTACGAGCCCATCCTGCATGGGTCCCGCACGCGCCAGGGGCAGTACCAGGTGCCGCTGTACCGCCGTCCGGCGCAGTTGCGCGGCGCCTTGCCGGCCCGTGCCGACCTGCTGCAGATGCCGGCCATGCGCGGCAACGAACTGGTCTACGTGGATGACGCCGTCGAGGCCGCCTTCCTGCAGATCCAGGGTTCGGGCCGTATCCGGCTCCAGGACGGCACCATGATGCGCGTCGGGTTTGGCGGCACCAACGACCAGCCGTTCCGCTCGTTCGGCAAGTGGCTGCTGGACCGGGGCGAGATCACGCCGGCACAGGCGACCATGCAGGGCATCAAGGCCTGGGCGCGCAACAACCCGGCTCGCGTCGACGAAATGCTCAACGTGAACCCGCGCTTCGTGTTCTTCCGCGAGCTGCCGCCGACCAACGACGGCCCGGTTGGCGCGCTGGGGGTACCGCTGACCGCGGAACGCTCGATCGCCGTGGACCCGGCCACCATCCCGCTGGGCGTGCCGGTATTCCTGTCGACCACCCGCCCGCTGTCCACCGAGCCGATCCAGCGCCTGATGTTCGCCCAGGACACCGGCTCCGCCATCAAGGGCGGCGTGCGCGCCGACTTCTTCTGGGGCGCCGGCGACGCCGCCGGAGAAACCGCCGGCCGCATGAAACAGGGCGGCCGCATGTGGGTACTGATGCCGCGCAGCTAA
- the apaG gene encoding Co2+/Mg2+ efflux protein ApaG: MSEYAFSVAVRTQYMADQSDPDRGRYAFAYTITIHNIGEVAAQLISRHWVITDSDNATQEVAGLGVVGHQPLLKPGEHFEYSSWATISTPVGSMKGEYFCVAEDGHRFEVPIPEFALVLPRMLH; the protein is encoded by the coding sequence ATGAGCGAGTACGCTTTTTCCGTGGCCGTGCGCACCCAGTACATGGCCGACCAGTCGGACCCGGACCGCGGACGCTACGCGTTTGCCTACACCATCACCATCCACAACATCGGCGAAGTGGCCGCGCAGCTGATTTCGCGCCACTGGGTCATCACCGACAGCGACAACGCCACGCAGGAAGTGGCCGGGCTGGGCGTGGTGGGCCACCAGCCGCTGCTCAAGCCGGGCGAGCACTTCGAATATTCGAGCTGGGCCACGATCTCGACCCCGGTGGGGTCGATGAAGGGCGAGTATTTCTGCGTGGCCGAGGACGGCCACCGCTTCGAGGTGCCGATTCCCGAATTCGCGCTGGTGCTGCCGCGCATGCTCCACTGA